A window of the Eremothecium cymbalariae DBVPG#7215 chromosome 5, complete sequence genome harbors these coding sequences:
- a CDS encoding regucalcin (similar to Ashbya gossypii ABL098W): MAESVTISRYFKATDPRLTEGITYVANSQELFWSDIIRGEIHRVTAEREPEEDYCKYIISPYTYDICEQYPYDKAEAIERVGCVFPVECKPGHRVTTVLFGARYGIGKLNIGTGTWKYLFLYRDSKVNKRWERMRSNDGNVSPDGREIYIGVMNDFSVGLDPSQPPEGCFLRINLVERSCKVVLDNVYIPNAINWSPDNRKIYLTDSLKFVIWQLPFENGEPALTKSIFYNSKANNQKFESPEPDGSFVDPADGTLYTAVWSTGLIQAVDPQGDLVAEYSVPTPRVSSCCLGPKGDVFVSTAPAGDMKSGSPSDELGGSLYRISIPALQRKQVASSKRTPSW, from the coding sequence ATGGCGGAGTCTGTTACCATTAGCCGTTATTTTAAGGCTACCGATCCTAGATTAACAGAGGGTATCACTTACGTTGCCAATTCACAAGAATTATTTTGGAGTGATATTATCCGGGGTGAGATACATCGAGTAACTGCAGAACGTGAGCCGGAAGAAGACTATtgcaaatatattatttccCCTTACACTTATGATATATGTGAGCAGTATCCGTATGACAAAGCAGAAGCCATTGAGAGAGTTGGGTGTGTATTCCCTGTTGAATGCAAGCCGGGACATCGTGTAACAACCGTCCTCTTTGGTGCAAGGTACGGCATTGGCAAGCTAAACATTGGAACGGGTACATGGAAGTATTTGTTTCTATATCGGGACAGCAAAGTGAACAAACGGTGGGAACGAATGAGATCCAATGATGGAAATGTTTCACCCGATGGCCGTGAAATATACATAGGTGTTATGAACGATTTTTCTGTTGGGTTAGACCCAAGTCAGCCGCCTGAGGGCTGTTTTTTGAGAATCAACCTAGTGGAAAGAAGCTGTAAAGTCGTGTTAGATAACGTTTATATTCCGAATGCGATCAATTGGAGTCCCGATAATCGCAAGATTTATCTGACTGATTCGTTGAAGTTCGTTATTTGGCAACTACCTTTTGAAAACGGTGAGCCAGCATTAACAAAGAGTATCTTTTATAATTCTAAGGCCAATAACCAGAAATTTGAGTCCCCGGAGCCCGACGGTAGCTTTGTGGACCCAGCCGATGGAACACTATATACCGCTGTATGGTCGACAGGTCTGATACAAGCTGTAGATCCCCAAGGCGACTTGGTAGCAGAGTATTCTGTGCCTACTCCACGGGTCTCAAGTTGCTGTCTAGGTCCAAAAGGTGATGTTTTCGTTTCCACGGCCCCCGCGGGAGACATGAAATCTGGCTCTCCATCAGATGAATTAGGTGGATCTTTATATAGGATATCTATCCCTGCGttacaaagaaaacagGTCGCTAGTTCCAAGCGTACTCCCAGCTGGTAA
- the MIX14 gene encoding Mix14p (similar to Ashbya gossypii ABL097C), which translates to MSLLDQFVMEDVAKHCPKEFMLYHKCISTNHEDPSQCGFRERDLTKCIRSRVPSVKDIMKECGDKMKNYEQCVRDNMESRTINENCLDLLKEMRLCAEGQVRGKTMPINQL; encoded by the coding sequence ATGTCCCTTCTTGATCAGTTTGTTATGGAGGATGTTGCAAAACACTGCCCCAAGGAGTTTATGCTGTATCATAAGTGTATTTCAACAAACCACGAGGATCCTTCCCAATGCGGCTTTCGAGAACGAGACCTTACGAAATGCATTCGCAGTAGGGTGCCCAGTGTTAAAGACATTATGAAAGAATGCGGTGacaagatgaagaattacGAGCAATGTGTTCGTGACAATATGGAATCGCGAACTATTAATGAGAATTGTTTGGATTTATTAAAGGAAATGCGTTTATGTGCTGAGGGACAAGTCCGTGGTAAAACCATGCCGATCAATCAACTGTGA